The nucleotide sequence TGTGACCCCGTCACAGGCCAATTTCGTCTGGTGCCGGCACCCCGACGGCGGTCACCAACGGATCTATGAAACCCTGAAGAAGGCCCAAGTGTTGATCCGTTACATGGATTTTCCCGATTGGGGCGACGGCCTGCGAATTTCCGTCGGCACCGACGAACAGATCGACGCTTGTTTGGCCCTAATCCGACGATCAATCTAGTAGACCTGATCAATTGATCCATCCGTTGGATCGGACCGAATCGCCCCCAGCACGAACCCGCCGGGACGCACGATTCAAACCTTGGTCCTGACACGAATTCATCCCCTGGCCCCCTGCCCTTCATTGTTGATAACGCCATGGCACGCACCGCAACGATCCGCCGCAAGACCGGCGAAACCGACATCGATTTGTCGATCGATTTGGACGGCAGCGGTGCCGGTACACGAGAATCCGGAATCGGTTTTTTGGATCACATGCTGGACCTGTTGGCCAAGCATTCCTTGATCGACTTAACGGTCCGTGCCAAGGGCGACCTGCATGTCGACGATCACCACACCAGCGAAGACATTGGGATCGCACTGGGACAAGCGGTTGACCAGGCCTTGGCGGATCGGGCCGGAATCCGCCGCTACGGACACTTCACCCTTCCCATGGATGAGTGTTTGGTCACCGCGGCGGTGGACCTGGGTGGACGCTACGCGTTCGAATACCACGCGCCGATTGCGGCGGCGAAGATCGGAACCTTCGACAGCGAATTGGTCGAGCATTTTTGGCAATCGTTTGCCGCCAACGCTCGATGCAATCTACACGTGGTACTGCATCACGGCCGCAATGCACACCACATTTCCGAATGTGTCTTCAAGACAACCGCGCGGGCGATTCGCATGGCGGCCGAGAGTGATCCTCGCAGCGACGCCATCCCCAGCACCAAGGGCGTGCTGTAACGTCCGCTTGGGGTGCAGCGACATCAGACGTTCGCGTCCATTCCATCAGCGGCGTTGCACGCATTCCCAGGACACGCGTTCGCAGCAGACGCACCCCGCATGCGGGACGCTATGGCTTCACCCCGACGAAGGTCATCCGCAAAGCGTGCAAGGCCTCGGACAACACTTGTTTTTCGTCGTCGTCCAGATTGCCTTCGGTTTTGCTTTGCAGCATCTCCAGCGTATCGATCGTGTGCTTGGCCAACGGCTTGTTGGTTTGCATCTTGCCGTCAGGGCCCGGCATTTGCCCCAACAGAGTCATCGCCTGGGTGAACAGCATCGAAACCAGCACGGTGAAGGATGCTTCGGGCGGCCCACCGCCGGCAGGTCCCGCGGAAGCATCCGCCGGCGCGTCGGAGGCAACTGCAGGTTGCTCAGCGTCTGACTCGGACGCTTCCTGCTCCTTTTCTTTTTGGACCTGTTCTTTCCAGTCGCTGTCGATCACCAGTTTGGGTTCTTTTTCTTCTTCGCTCATGGTCTTTACTTAAGACAAAGAGGCTGGACCAGGGATTCAAATTCCGACCGACCGGAATTTCCCCGATGCACAGGATCGGCTGACAAGATCAAGTTTTTGCGGGATCCGCCTTTTCGCTGGATTCCACCCGCTGCTTTCGTCGCACGATGGCGGCATCGACAAAGCCCTTGAACAACGGATGGGCCTGCAACGGCTTGCTTTTGAATTCCGGGTGAAATTGTGCGGCAACGAACCAAGGATGTTCGGGGACTTCGACGATTTCCACCAGCGCCCCGTCGGGGCTGGTTCCGGCAAATCGCATCCCGTTGGCTTCATACTGTTGTCGGTATTGGTTGTTGAATTCGTACCGGTGTCGATGACGTTCGTGGATGTCTTCGCAACCATAGGCTTTTGCGGATGCACTGTGACGATCCAGGGTCGTCGGATGCGATCCCAAACGCATGGTGCCGCCCATTTCCGTCACATTGCGTTGTTCATCCAATAAACAGATCACTGGGTGCGGACTGTCTTTGTCAAATTCGGTGCTGTGGGCACCTTCCAATCCGACGACGTTGCGACCGTATTCGATGACGGCGCATTGCATGCCCAGACAAATCCCCAAAAACGGCACGCCCCGTTGCCGTGCGAACTTGATCGCTTCGACTTTGCCTTCGATGCCGCGTTCGCCGAATCCACCGGGAACCAGGATCCCATGGAATCCAGACAACAAACGCTCGGCTCCCTCACGTTCGATATCGGCACTTTGAATTCGACCGACGCGGATTTGCGCGTCTGCCGCGATACCGGCATGATCGATCGCTTCATAGATCGACTTGTACGCATCCTTGTGTTCGGCGTACTTGCCCACGACGGCAATCGACAATTCATGCCGCGGGTTTCGCAATCGATGCAGCAAATCCGTCCAAGGGGTGATGTCCAGTGACTTGGCGGACGTCAGGCCCAGTTTGTTGACGACCAATTCGTCCAGCTTGTTTTCGACCAAGGAGATGGGCACCTCATAGATCGAAAAGTCTTTGTCCTTTTCTTCGATCACCGAATCGCTGTGCACGTTACAAAACAGCGCGATCTTTTCACGTTCTTCGCGGCTGATCGAATGTTCGCAGCGACAAACCAGAATGTCCGGCTGGATCCCGATTTCACGCAACTGGCCGACGCTGTGCTGGGTGGGTTTGGTCTTCAGTTCGTCGGCGGCCTTCAGATACGGCACCAAGGTCAGGTGCATGTACAAACAGTTTTCGCGACCGACATCCAGCGAAAACTGTCGAATGGCTTCCAAGAACGGCAGACTTTCGATGTCGCCGACCGTTCCACCGATTTCGGTGATCACCACATCCACGTCATCGCCGCCCATGCGTTTGATGACGGATTTGATTTCGTTGGTAATGTGCGGAATCACCTGGACCGTCTTGCCCAGGAACTGGCCCCGACGTTCCTTTTCAATGACCGACAGGTAGATCTGTCCGGTCGTGTAATTGCAGTCGCGGGTCAGTGGGCTGGACGTGAACCGTTCATAGTGGCCCAAGTCCAAGTCGGTCTCGCTGCCGTCATCCAACACGTAGACTTCGCCGTGTTGATAGGGCGACATGGTTCCCGGATCGACGTTGATGTACGGATCCAGTTTCTGCATTCGGACCCGCAGGCCCCGCTGCTCCAGCAGCATTCCCATGGACGCGCTTGTCAGGCCTTTGCCGAGCGAACTGACCACGCCGCCGGTTACGAAGATGTGCTTTGTCATGGACGCTCAATGTAACGGTTGTCGGCGGGCGTCCTAGGCCCTTTCGGGTCGCCATCGACGCTGTGGCGTCGGCGGGTCGCCAGTGGCGGGCCTAACGTTGCGATTCGCCCCCCGGTTTCCACCAGCGACCTGGTCCGCAACCGTCGAAACGACGATCTACTTTGCTGTTTCGACGCGGTCGGCAAACAGGCGAAAATCTTCTTCGGTATCGATCCCGGGTGTCGCGGCATTGACCAGACCGATGGCGATCCGTCGACCGGCCTGGATGGCCCGCAATTGCTCCAAACGCTCGATTGATTCCAAAACGCCGCAAGCCTGACCTGCGAACCACCCCAGAAATTCGCGGCGGTAAGCGTAGAGCCCCAGATGCTGGTATCCAAGAACCGGCGCATCCGGCCCGTCGCCATGACCGGTCCCGAATTTGCCGTCACGGTCAAACGGGATCGGGGCCCGACTGAAATAGATCGCCCGCATGGCGTCGTCGAAGACGGCTTTGACACAGGCGGGGTCCTGCATCCGCTGACGGTCGCGAATGGGCGTGACCACGGTCGCCATCTCGGCATCGGCGTCATCGCAAAGCGCCCTCGCCACCCGATCAATGGCGTCCGGATCGATTTCAGGTTCATCCCCTTGGACGTTGACGAAGATGTCGGTTTGCGGCTGCTGCGTGGCGACTTCCGCCACGCGGTCGGTCCCACTGGCACAATCGACGCTGGTTCGGACGGCGTGACCGCCGAACGACAGGACTTCGTCGTACAGCCGATCGTCATCAACCGCCACGATCACCGGTGACGATGAATCACTGTGAATCGCCGTTTGCGACCGCATCGCCGCGTCGTAGGTGTGTTGCAGAACCGATTTACCGCCGGCACGCAGCAGAAGCTTTTTCGGCAACCGCGACGATGCCAGCCGAGCGGGAATGACGATTTGAATCTTCATGGTCAAGTTTTCGTGAACAGGTCTTCGTGACGAGGCGATCGTCGGGATCAATGGTCGCAGTCGAAGTGATCCCAAGGACGCCCAATGCACGGTTCGCCAGGTGCCCCGGGTACACGCATCGTGCCCCGGGGACACGGCCGCAGGCCCGACAGTGGACATCCCGACACGTTGGTGGACAAGTCGTCGCGGTCGTTGAATTTCGCATGATCGCCATGGCTTTCGACTTGACAGTCGGTATGACGGGGTGGATAGTCCGAGCAACGATTCACGGTGACGCGGTGGTCCATTTTGGCACGCCGCGTGAACAGGGAACTTCGGTGAAATTCCGAGACGGCCCGGCCGCTGTGATCGATGGCGATGACGAACCTGGGTGGCATCCACTTTGGTGACGCACATCAGCCGACCGGTCTTTCTTTCTGCCATTGTTTCCATCGACGCACCCGCGGGACACGTGACGAAACGTCCGCCCCGCAATCCGTTTAGCGAAACGAGAAGGCGACCGGGCGGACATCCATCGAGAGTCAGAAGACCTACCGCGAATCGGACGCATGCCTTGGCTCTTCGTCAGAACTAGGGTGGGACCTTCTTGGGCGAGGTCGGCGTTGTGAGAAGTCCACGGGTGTGCCAGTAATGGCATAGCTCCGCGATCTTCTCTTTGATTCATCGTCTTCCAGCGGTTGATTCTTCACGCGGCTCGTTCATTCGTCGCAGCGATGCGAACGGTACGCGATGCCACCGGTGGGATCGGTCCGTCGGGTCGGAACGAGTGCCTTGATCCAAACCGTCCAACGACAGCGACGACGCTTGACCGGGTTTACCTTGGTCGAATTGCTGGTGGTGATTGCCATCATCGGCATCTTGGTCTCGCTGTTGATGCCGGCCGTTCAGGCGGCCCGTGAAGCGGCCCGGAAAACCAAGTGCCAAAACCATTTGAAGCAGATTGGTTTGGGGCTGCACGCCTATCACAACACCCACGGTTGTTTGCCGGTGGGCTGTTTCGAATGGCGGTCGTATGGTGCACCGGCGACCAACCGCCAGTACGCCTGGTCGGCGATGCTGTTGCCGTTCATCGAGCAACAAAACCTACACGACCGAATCGATTTCAACGTCGCTTTCGACCATCCCGACAACGCTTCGGCTGCGGCCGAAATCGTGCCGACCTATGTGTGCCCCTCTGCCCTGCCCCGCGATGCCCAGCGAGGTCCCAGCGATTACGGCGGTCTGTTCGGCGAACGGTTGGTCGACCGCGAACCGGAAGACGGCGTGTTCCTGTACGACCAAAGGATTCGTTTCCGTGACATCCGTGACGGCTTGAGCCAAACGCTGATCATCGGCGAAGACGTCGGCGGTCCCCATTCGGAATGGATCAACGGGCTGAACGTGTTTGTTCAAGCCCACGGCATCAATGATTCGACCGCCTGGATCGGCGACAACGAAATCCGCAGCCAACACAGTGGCGGCGCGATGGTTTTGTACGCCGACGGTCATGTCGAATTCGAATCCGAATCGATCGACAAACAGACGCTCGGAAAACTCATCACACGATCCAAGAGTGACGTGGTGTCCGATCGACTTTAACAGCAGGTACGCCCGGAAATTTCATCCACTAACCACACATCTAGCTTTCTACACCATGAACGTTTTTCAACACATTTCCCGTCGCGGATGGATTGTCGCCGGCCTTGCCTTTTTTGTTTCGGATAGCCACGCATCCACCGTCATCGATTTTGAATCGGTGCCGGTTCCGATTCAGTCAACCTCCGCGAACTCAGGTCCCTTTCCAACAGAAACGGGAACTCAACCGGGGGCGTTTGGAGGCACCGAAGTGATTTCCGAATTCACGATCGACGGGGTCACCGTGAAGAACTACTACAATCAAGATTTTGATAGCTGGCGGGGAATCGCGGTTTCGCAACGCGGCTTACCAGCTTGGTCATCGGGCAACGATCCGATGGGCGGCTTTATTCCATTGGAATACCAAAATGACAACGACACAGTGACCATGACGGGCAATGGTGCCGGCGGATCGTCGACCTGGATCGTCGCCTCGGGTGATGGTCCCGATTCAAGTGTGGCCGCTGGTCTGTTCACCTCTTCGTTGGAAGCCAGCAACGGCTCCTTTTTTCAATCCATTGACGTACAGATCACTCAGACCGCGGCGCATGTGGTACAGAACGGCAGCGGATTCACGGATCCGATGGGAAGTTCGGGCGGAAACGAGTTCCTAAGCGTCCGCTTCTACGACATTTCCACCGGAACCGCCGGCTCATTCGTCGAAGTCGACTTGGCCACCTTCACCGTTGGTGATACTGGCCCCGTCCTGCTAAATGATTGGACCACCGTGGATCTGAGTGTCTTGGGCGAGGCGACCGCTATCGGTTTGGACTTTGTCGGGAGTGATTCGGGAAGCTTTGGCGTTAATCTGCCCGCATATGTCGCCATGGACAATGTCACGGTGTCAGCCGTTCCCGAGCCGTCGATGCTGGCGGTCTTGCTGGGCGGGTCGACACTGGCGGCGACGCGCCTGCGTCGGCGACGAAACGCACTGGCCGGCCAATCGGTCTCGACCGATAACCAGGAATCGGAGAAGGTGCGTGCCTGAGACTCCCCCGGAAATCGAAAGCACCCTGTCGCATTCGCCGGTCCCGGCATCCGGCGGGGCCGGATCCCCGGCTTCTCAGCCGCCTGTCCCCACCGGCGTGGTTGCGTCGCCCTGCGTTCGCCAATGCCTGCTCAACGGCCAAGGGATTTGCACGGGGTGTTTTCGGCACAGCCAAGAAATCGGCCTGTGGTCGGCAGCAAGCAACCAACAGAAACAACAGATTGTGGCAGCGGCAATGCGACGCCGTGCCGAAATCCTTATCGACCGTTAAACTTGGCGGACGGTCCACGCCGATCCGCCACGCTTTGAACCCACTTTATCCGTTTTCCATCAGGACACTTGTCATGAAATCGTCGACACCGCGTGATTCCCAGTGGCTGCCCGAATTGTCTTCCGCACGATCGGCCGTGGCCGTTGCAGCAGCCATGGTGGCGATCGGCTTGGTCAGCCGTTTCCTGCCTCACCCGCCCAACTTTTCGCCCATCGGATCGTTGGCGTTGTTCGGCGGCGCGATGTTCGCATCGCGGCGGATGGCCGTCCTGGTTCCGCTGGCTGCAATGCTGATCAGCGACATGTTCTTGGGCTTTCACGTGGCGATGTGGGCCACCTATGGGTGCTTCGCCGCCAGCGTGATGCTGGGGCGTTGGATCCGCCGGCAACCGGGCGTGATGCGAATTGCCACCGCCGGCCTGGCCAGTTCGACCCTGTTTTTTGTGATGACCAATCTGGCCGTCTGGATGAAGTGGTACGACCCGTCGTTGGCCGGCCTGGTGACCTGCTTCACCGCCGCCATCCCGTTCTTCCAAAACACGTTGGCCAGCGACGCGATCTTCACCGTCGCGATGTTCGGTTCGGCTGCGCTGGCCAGCCGTCCGGTCACGCAACTTCGGCCGCTTGCACAAGCTGTTTGATCGTCTGACGCAGCAAATCGGTGCCGCCAAATTCCATCCCCAGCGACCGAATCTTTTCGGTCGCCATCGGATGACCTGCCGATTTGGCCGGACCTGTAAAGCGTGCCGAAGTGTGGCCCAACGACTGGACGCACTGCGCGACTTCGACCTCGCTGAAGAATCGGTCACAACAGTTGAATGTCTGACCGGCGACTTTCGACTGCGGTGCGGTTAAGACCAGTCCAATGGCTTTGGCCACATCGGCGGCGTGCACGCACTTTCCACCGCCGGTCGCGGCAACTTCTTTGCCGTCGACCAAGTCTTTGACCAGTGCATACCAGCGGCTGTCGCTGATCGGATCATCCACGCCATAGATGGTCGGCGGACGCACGGTGGCAGCCGCCAATCGGCCGGACAGACCATACGCGTGCACCAAATCTTCGGCCGACGCTTTGGCGGCCCCGTAAAAGCTGCCCGGTCGATGCGGGTGGTCTTCATCCAACGCGAGTCCCTGGACCACATGTTGGTGAACCGCACCGGAGGACACGAAGACCAAGCGGTTGATTCCCCGATCCGTTGCACTCTGCAACAAACGAAGTGTGCCCAACACATTGGTGTCAAAGTAGCCGACCGGGTCATCCGGATGATCCATGAAGGAATCGCCGCCTCGCATCAGACCGGCATGCACCACCGCATCGGCTCCGTCGGTCAATCAATCAAGGGACGCCGGATCAGCCAAGTCGCCTTGCATCCAATGCAGGCCTTGGCGATCGGGTCCCGGATCATCGCGGCGCGTCAGGGCAACGACTTGATGCCCCAATTCATCGACGAGGTGACGGATGACGTATCGTCCCAAGAATCCGCTGCCGCCGGTCAATGCAATCTTCATGCAAGCCAGCATGGGCGCAGTGCGTGATGGGATCAACCCACCGCCACGGTGGCGATGAGCTTTGCACCGGCATGCCGAATCGGGATCACACTTCCTGCAGGACCGTATGTGCCGCGTCGACATTGGTGCCGTTGTCCGCCACATCCGATTGCGGCGGCGGGGCCGTTGCCGCTGTGCCGCCGAGTTCTGTTTTCAGACGCTCGTTTTCGCGTCGAAGATCCAACAGTTCTTCGCGCAATTCGTTGAAGGGATCTTGCAGATCGCTCCAGAAATCGGACCCGCGAAAAAAGATCGGCTCTTCACTTTGTCCCGCACACAGACGGATCATTTCACGACGCAGGCGAAATACGGGACCGGCGAATCGATTACTGAGCTTCAGCAGGTCATAGGCGAACAATGGTGCCAACAAAATCAAGGCCGGAACCCAATAGATCGCTTCGTCAAAGAATCGTAGCGCTGTGTCGAACCAACCCACGTCGGGATTGATCATTGACTGGGCAAAAAATTGAATGACGGTGAAGTACGTCGCCAAAGCGCCGCCGTGAAGGGCTGCTCGAAGCAGCAGCGCCGATTGAACGTCTTTCTCAATCAGCAGTTGTTCGCGAGGCGCGGAACGTTGGTCGCTCTTATTAAACATGGATTTCTACACCTAAGGTGTATGGTGGCAGTGGGGCATGTTGGGAGCATCGGGGCAGACGCCCTGCTTGATTGTCTTTCCGCACGAACGTTGTGGGCGCGGCGATCGTGTGAGAATCGCACCAACGTGCCTGTCGGGAGGGTGAGTCCCGTCGGGCTCCTTGCGAAAAGCAGGCCGGTCAAGCAAACCGGCGTGGATTCTTAGTTGCCTAAAGCACCGACGATGGCTTCGCCGGAATTGTCAAAGCTTTCTTTCGTCTGAATCGTTAAAAAGCTGACCGAGGCGATACAGACCGCGATGATCAACGCCAACATGACGGCGTATTCGACCGCCGTCGTCGCTTCTTCGTCGGTGGCGAACCGACCGACGCAACGGATGGTTTTTCGTAGGTTCATCGCGAGTGTCAAAGACTGGGCGTTTTGGCAACGGTGTTTAAGCAACTTGGAACAATGGAAACCTAGGTCGCTGCGCTGGAACGAAACCGTCATCGGCCGGTTCAGGGGCATTTCCATCGACCGGCCATGTTCAGCTGTACCGATATTCGCGATTATGCTGATACTGCCACGATCCAATCGCTCGGCGGGATCGTACAAGCCCCATTCGCCCGGGGGTCCCGGCGGCCCGGCGGATGATCGGGGTGTGTCGGCCGAAGCCGTCGTTTTTAGATGTCCAAACCTTTCCCCGCTGCATTCCCCGAACGGTGACCATGCTAGGCCCGGTCTTCAATCGCGAAGCGATCGTCACGCCCAAGCGTCCGCAAACGTATCTGTCGCGGGGAATCTATGTCGGTGCACTGTTTTTGCTGCTGTGCACGGGCTATCTGGTGCTGGACGGTTCGCGTTCATTGGCCACGACGTCGGATTCGGCTCGCTTCGGCGGTTTCATGTTCGCCCTGCTGGCCCCGTTGCAACTGCTGGTCCTTTCCGCCCTGGCCGCGGTGGGGGCGGCGGGCAGTGTCGCCCAGGAAAAGGACCGGCGGACGCTGATCTTGCTGTTGCTGACGCGTCTGAGCGGGTTCGAAGTGGTGGGTGGTAAATTGACCGCGACCCTGCTGTCTCCCTTGTCGCTGTTGATTTGTGGGCTGCCCGTCTTTTTGACGTTTCCGCTGCTGGGCGGTGTTTCCCCCCAACAAGTTTTCAGTGTGTTTGCGGTCACCGCCGCCATGATCGTCCTGTCGGGAACGGTGGGCACGGTCATCGGTTTGTGGCGCGAGAAAACGTTCCAAGCGATCGCGTTGACCGTTTTGACGTTGTTGTTGTTCCTGGGTCTGGGCGAAGCGATCGCGACCCTGGTCCCACTGCCGACGTCCTGGAAGTTAGCCGTCAGCCCGATCCGCGCACTGACCGCTGCGGCGTCGCCGCTATCCAGTCTGCAGGGTGATGTGCTTGCCGGTGTGGTGCTGTTCGTCTTGCTTGCGTCGGCCCTGTCGGTGGCCTTGCTGATCTACGGCGTCGTGATGGTCCGCATCTGGAACCCATCCCGCGAAGTCCGTTTCAAGGCCCCCGAAGCGGAAAACAGCGTGGACGTCGAACCTTCCGGCGAACCAGCCAGTTGGAAAGTCCGCCAACCACGTGCCGTTTGGGACAATCCGGTGCTGTGGCGCGAAGTCCGCACGTGGGCGTATGGTCGCAAGGTGTTGATCATCCGTGCCACTTTCGTAGTTCTGTTCGCGATCGTCGCGGCATCCATTGCCTGGCAGGTCCGCAGCGGCGTCGCGTTGGAACCGGCCGGCCGCATCGATCGCGCCCTGCCTTCGGCCACCATCCCAGTGGCCATCCTGGGCGTGGTCAGCCTGGTGCTTGTCAACGCGTTGGCGGTCAACAGCATCACCGGCGAACGCGACGGACTGGCGTTGGACCTGTTACTGGTCACCGACCTCTGCCCGCGTGAATTCATCTTCGGGAAATTGCTGGGCGTCCTGTACGTTGCCAAGGAAATGATTGTTCTGCCGATCCTGCTGCTGATCTACATGGGGGCCAGCGATGTGATGACTTGGGAGAACACGATTTATGCGGTATTGGGTGCGTTGGTCTTGTACATCTTTGTATCGATGCTGGGCATTCACACGGGGCTGAATTACGTCGCCGGTCGAACCGCCACCATGGCCAGTTTGGGAACCGTGTTTTTCTTGTGCGTGGGAATCGCGATTTGCATGACGATCATGGTCAGTTTCCGCGGCGCGTTCCAATTACAACTGGCACCATTCCTGGTGATGATTCTGGGTGGTGGCGCGGCATTGTTCGCTTCGCTGGGGTGGCGGAACCCGTCCAGCGCGATCTTTGCGGCGTCATTCTTTTTGCCGTTGATCACGTTCTATGCGATCACCCAATTCTTGCTGCAAATGGACCACCTGTACGTCGTTTCGGCACTGGTGGCGGGCTACGGTTTTGCGGTGGCCGCCATGATGATTCCGGCGCTCAGCGAATTCGACGTCTGCTTGGAACCGGACCGTGGCGGGACCGGAGAATCGACCTAGATGCGCTGCATGGGCACGTTTTGGACGACGCTGCAATCCACCCTGGAGGTGACCGCCGAACGTTGGGGTTGGATCGCCGCCATGATCGCGCTGATCTTGCTGAGCGCTTTCTTTAGCGGCAGCGAAGCCGCCTTGTTTTCGCTACGCGATCGCGACCGCCGCCGATTGCGGATGTCCGGGTTACCCGGTCAGATCGCAGACCGTTTGTTGCAAAACCCCGAACACTTGTTGTCAGCCATTCTGTTTTGGAATTTGCTGATCAACATGACCTACTTTGCCATCGCGGCCATCGTCGGTGGGCAACTGGAAAGCAACGCATCGACCGGTTCGACCGGTGCGGTGTTGTTCACGGTGGGCAGCTTGTTGGCGATCATCTTTCTAAGCGAGATGTTGCCAAAAAGCATCGCGGTCGTTTCCCCGACGCGTTTTTCGATCGTCGTGGCTTTGCCGTTGCAGTGGGCGGTGCGTTTGATCAGCCCTGCCCTGCCCATGATTCGTTCGTCCAACGCAATCGCGCGACGGTTGTTGTGGCCGACCTTTCGCGCCGAGCCCGAGTTGGACCTGACGGATATTGAACGCGCGATCGAACTGGGGACCGACGATGCGGCGCTGCGACGGCGCGAACGCGAGGTCTTGCGACGGTTGGTCAGCCTGTCGGATTTGCGGGCCGATGAATTGATGCGACCACGCGGACGATTGAATCTGATGACGCCGACTGGCAAACGTGAAGTGATTCAAAAATGCGTTGCCGAAGATGGGTATCTGTATTTCGCGGACGAAGACGACGAAGCCATCGTATCGGCGCTGCAATTGCGAACGATGCGTCCGAATCGATGGAAACGCCAAGCACATCATCACGAATTGGCTGCCCAAGCAACCAATGTGATCTACGCGCCGTGGACGGCCAAAATTGCTGCGGTGTTCGACCAATTGGTCACCGAAGAACGAAACGTTGCCGTGATTGTCAACGAGTTCGGTGAATCCATCGGCGTGGTGACGATGGAAGATCTATTGCGTCACATCCTGGGTTCATCCGACGCGGGACCGGGCGGGCTGGCTGAAATTGACGTGATCGGCCCCGACCGTTGGCGTCTGTCCGGATCCGTTCGCCTTCGTTCGCTGGTCGAATTGCTGGGCGTCGACGAACCCGCCGAGCGCGCCGCCACGGTGGCGGGCTATATCCAGCGTTGTAACGAACGTTTGCCGCGTCCGGGTGATTCTGCCGCATTGGATCGTTTCGTGCTGACCGTGTTGTCGGAATCCGACGATGATCTGTTGATCGACGTGTCGGCGGGACGCATCAATGATGACGGGGAGGACGGCACACCGTGATCGCGATCGCATTGTTCTTGGTCGGACTGGCGCTCAGCGCGTTTTTCAGCGGCAGTGAAACGGGGCTGTATCGCGTCTCGCGCACGCGTCTGGTGCTGGACGGTCTGGACGGGTCTTGGTCGGCCCGTTGGATCGTCTGGCTTTTGAATCATCCGGCCATCTTTGTTGCCACCACACTGGTCGGTAACAACGTGGCGAATTACCTGACCAGCGTTGCCGTGGTGATCGCGGTTCAGCATTGGTTCA is from Crateriforma conspicua and encodes:
- a CDS encoding ABC-2 transporter permease, with the protein product MLGPVFNREAIVTPKRPQTYLSRGIYVGALFLLLCTGYLVLDGSRSLATTSDSARFGGFMFALLAPLQLLVLSALAAVGAAGSVAQEKDRRTLILLLLTRLSGFEVVGGKLTATLLSPLSLLICGLPVFLTFPLLGGVSPQQVFSVFAVTAAMIVLSGTVGTVIGLWREKTFQAIALTVLTLLLFLGLGEAIATLVPLPTSWKLAVSPIRALTAAASPLSSLQGDVLAGVVLFVLLASALSVALLIYGVVMVRIWNPSREVRFKAPEAENSVDVEPSGEPASWKVRQPRAVWDNPVLWREVRTWAYGRKVLIIRATFVVLFAIVAASIAWQVRSGVALEPAGRIDRALPSATIPVAILGVVSLVLVNALAVNSITGERDGLALDLLLVTDLCPREFIFGKLLGVLYVAKEMIVLPILLLIYMGASDVMTWENTIYAVLGALVLYIFVSMLGIHTGLNYVAGRTATMASLGTVFFLCVGIAICMTIMVSFRGAFQLQLAPFLVMILGGGAALFASLGWRNPSSAIFAASFFLPLITFYAITQFLLQMDHLYVVSALVAGYGFAVAAMMIPALSEFDVCLEPDRGGTGEST
- a CDS encoding CNNM domain-containing protein; this translates as MGTFWTTLQSTLEVTAERWGWIAAMIALILLSAFFSGSEAALFSLRDRDRRRLRMSGLPGQIADRLLQNPEHLLSAILFWNLLINMTYFAIAAIVGGQLESNASTGSTGAVLFTVGSLLAIIFLSEMLPKSIAVVSPTRFSIVVALPLQWAVRLISPALPMIRSSNAIARRLLWPTFRAEPELDLTDIERAIELGTDDAALRRREREVLRRLVSLSDLRADELMRPRGRLNLMTPTGKREVIQKCVAEDGYLYFADEDDEAIVSALQLRTMRPNRWKRQAHHHELAAQATNVIYAPWTAKIAAVFDQLVTEERNVAVIVNEFGESIGVVTMEDLLRHILGSSDAGPGGLAEIDVIGPDRWRLSGSVRLRSLVELLGVDEPAERAATVAGYIQRCNERLPRPGDSAALDRFVLTVLSESDDDLLIDVSAGRINDDGEDGTP